The proteins below are encoded in one region of Clostridium estertheticum:
- a CDS encoding LacI family DNA-binding transcriptional regulator produces MKNDEIIKKDTTIYDIAKEANVSPATVSRVLTGSAKVKEDKKERVLEIIKLHNFQPNAVARSLFKKRSMMIGVILPDITNPFFSTVFLEAEKAALEFGYSMILCNSMDSSKVEALHIKSLSEKQVDGVIFMGHRVNAVKTNINYVLDLQRLASKIPFVIINGKMTGVDSYKIITDEEDGIIKIVDYLVGLGHKDIAILGGITNSTSTSIKHMAYSKALKKYGIKVDKTFIVNEGFSIESGITAMEKLLKGKKVPTAVIGINDLVAIGAIRAIKSAGIEVPKDISVTGFDGTYISELVSPQLTTVYQSYENIGREAVNTIIDVIKNKETPKNKIIKTKLIIRKSCSTKP; encoded by the coding sequence ATGAAAAATGATGAAATTATAAAAAAGGATACAACAATTTATGATATAGCAAAAGAAGCTAATGTTTCACCCGCAACAGTGTCAAGAGTTTTGACAGGTAGTGCTAAAGTAAAGGAAGATAAAAAAGAAAGAGTGCTAGAAATAATAAAATTACATAACTTTCAACCTAATGCAGTAGCAAGAAGTTTGTTTAAAAAAAGATCAATGATGATAGGGGTTATTTTACCTGATATAACCAATCCTTTCTTTTCAACAGTGTTTTTAGAAGCTGAGAAAGCTGCTTTAGAATTTGGTTATTCAATGATTTTATGCAATTCTATGGATAGCTCGAAAGTTGAAGCGTTACACATAAAATCATTATCAGAAAAGCAAGTTGATGGAGTAATTTTTATGGGTCACAGAGTGAATGCAGTAAAAACAAACATAAACTATGTATTAGATTTACAAAGACTTGCGAGTAAAATACCGTTTGTGATTATAAATGGGAAGATGACGGGAGTAGATAGTTACAAGATTATTACTGATGAAGAAGATGGCATAATTAAAATAGTTGATTATTTAGTGGGGCTTGGACATAAGGATATTGCTATTTTAGGAGGCATAACAAATTCAACTTCAACTTCAATAAAGCACATGGCATATTCAAAAGCCTTAAAAAAGTATGGGATAAAAGTGGACAAAACTTTTATAGTTAACGAAGGGTTTTCTATTGAAAGTGGTATCACAGCAATGGAGAAACTTCTTAAGGGTAAAAAGGTTCCTACAGCAGTTATTGGTATAAATGATTTAGTAGCGATAGGAGCAATTAGGGCTATAAAATCAGCGGGCATCGAGGTTCCAAAAGATATTTCAGTGACAGGCTTTGATGGAACATATATCTCAGAACTTGTTAGTCCACAACTTACAACGGTGTACCAAAGTTATGAGAATATTGGAAGAGAAGCTGTAAATACCATAATTGATGTAATTAAAAATAAGGAAACACCTAAAAATAAAATTATTAAAACAAAACTTATAATAAGAAAATCTTGTAGTACAAAACCCTAA
- a CDS encoding glycoside hydrolase family 2 TIM barrel-domain containing protein produces MNNNNVRTVFNLNLDWKFKLTDETNAWQKGFDDTSWENINIPHDWSVNYPFDIKNSSGTGYLPGGIGFYRKKFFLPKELEGKRVYVTFDGVYNNSMVWCNSYYVGKRPNGYTEIIYDITDFACFGDMPNVLTVKVDHKCIEDSRWFTGSGIYRKVTVEVKNKICIDSHGVFISTKNVSNEKAKMSVQTSVINTTDEDIEVKVKNFIYDDKDNLVSFIEGEQTVLARGNIANNKEMFVDMPKLWSINTPNLYTCFTVIEKDGIIIDQEKIITGIRTFEFNADKGFLLNGESMKLKGVCVHHDAGCLGAAVRKKVWERRLLSLQEMGCNAIRMSHNPHMPELYDLCDELGFLVIDEAFDEWEGVKNKWSKGHNVYPPAHYGYYEDFPEWHERDIATMILRDRNHPSIILWSIGNEIDYPNDPYGHPFFETMTGNNDENKPAAERIYDPNKPNAQRIASIAKELVSIVKNYDLTRPVTAALAFPELSNFTGYADCLDVVGYNYKEHLYKEDHKKYPNRILMGSENGKGLEQWLAVEKNEYISGQFLWTGIDYLGETKIWPSHGSQAGLLDVAGFEKPSYYFRKSIWSNKPMIKIFATNFKTEDLSARWNFINNEEVKVACFTNCEKTELFLNEKSLGIRNVKDYDENYITWTVPFEKGILKAISTDGEGKVYEDILITAGAAAGIRLQCKDEVIASDGLDMTHIELNIIDLDGNTIHNAQDLIHVSIEGPAKLLGLENGNLEDITTCSLPHRRAYNGKLLVYISSTTEKGIIKIKAQGEKLGLSEISIISK; encoded by the coding sequence ATGAATAATAACAACGTTAGAACAGTATTCAATCTAAATCTTGACTGGAAATTTAAGTTAACTGATGAAACAAATGCATGGCAGAAAGGTTTTGACGATACCTCATGGGAAAATATTAATATCCCTCATGATTGGTCAGTTAACTATCCTTTTGATATCAAAAACTCTAGCGGCACGGGATATTTACCTGGAGGAATCGGTTTTTATAGAAAGAAGTTTTTTTTACCTAAGGAATTAGAAGGAAAGAGAGTTTATGTAACCTTTGATGGAGTCTATAATAACAGTATGGTTTGGTGCAATAGTTATTACGTAGGGAAAAGGCCAAATGGGTATACTGAAATTATTTATGATATTACTGATTTTGCTTGTTTTGGCGATATGCCTAATGTTTTAACCGTAAAGGTTGACCACAAATGCATTGAAGATTCAAGATGGTTTACAGGTTCAGGAATATATAGAAAAGTCACAGTAGAAGTTAAAAACAAAATTTGTATTGATAGCCATGGAGTTTTTATTTCTACAAAGAATGTTAGTAATGAAAAAGCTAAAATGTCTGTACAAACATCAGTAATTAATACAACTGATGAAGATATAGAAGTCAAAGTGAAGAATTTTATTTATGATGATAAGGATAACTTAGTATCGTTTATAGAAGGAGAACAAACAGTTCTGGCTAGGGGAAATATTGCTAACAACAAAGAGATGTTCGTTGATATGCCAAAATTATGGTCAATAAATACACCTAACCTATATACTTGTTTTACTGTTATCGAAAAAGATGGAATCATCATAGACCAGGAAAAAATAATAACTGGAATACGTACATTTGAGTTTAATGCTGATAAAGGTTTTTTACTAAATGGAGAAAGTATGAAACTAAAAGGAGTTTGTGTTCATCATGATGCGGGGTGTTTAGGTGCTGCTGTAAGAAAGAAGGTATGGGAAAGAAGACTTTTGAGTTTGCAGGAAATGGGTTGTAATGCTATTCGCATGAGCCATAATCCACATATGCCTGAATTATATGATTTGTGCGATGAATTAGGTTTTCTTGTTATAGATGAAGCTTTTGATGAATGGGAAGGTGTAAAAAACAAGTGGTCAAAAGGTCATAATGTGTATCCTCCTGCTCACTACGGATACTATGAAGATTTCCCCGAGTGGCATGAGAGAGATATTGCTACAATGATTTTACGAGATAGAAATCATCCATCTATTATATTATGGAGTATTGGGAATGAAATAGATTATCCAAATGATCCATATGGTCATCCATTCTTTGAAACGATGACAGGTAATAATGATGAAAATAAACCAGCGGCTGAAAGGATATATGATCCTAATAAGCCAAATGCGCAAAGAATAGCTAGTATTGCTAAAGAGTTGGTTTCTATAGTAAAGAACTATGACTTAACAAGGCCTGTAACAGCTGCATTGGCATTTCCTGAACTTTCTAATTTTACTGGCTATGCAGATTGTCTTGATGTAGTTGGATATAATTATAAAGAACATCTTTATAAGGAGGATCATAAAAAATATCCCAATAGAATTCTTATGGGAAGTGAAAATGGAAAAGGGCTAGAGCAATGGCTGGCAGTTGAAAAAAATGAATACATTTCTGGACAATTTCTTTGGACTGGTATAGATTATCTTGGGGAGACAAAAATTTGGCCTTCCCATGGCTCTCAGGCAGGTTTACTTGATGTTGCTGGATTTGAGAAACCTAGTTATTATTTTCGTAAAAGCATATGGTCAAATAAACCTATGATAAAGATATTTGCTACTAATTTCAAGACCGAGGACTTGTCAGCTAGGTGGAATTTTATAAATAATGAAGAAGTTAAAGTTGCTTGCTTTACAAATTGCGAAAAAACAGAATTGTTTTTAAATGAAAAATCTTTGGGGATAAGAAATGTTAAGGATTATGATGAAAATTATATAACATGGACAGTACCTTTTGAAAAAGGCATATTAAAAGCTATTTCCACGGATGGTGAGGGGAAGGTATACGAAGATATTTTAATAACTGCCGGTGCTGCAGCTGGAATTAGACTACAGTGCAAAGATGAGGTTATAGCTTCTGATGGTTTGGATATGACTCATATTGAATTAAATATTATAGATCTTGATGGGAATACTATTCATAATGCTCAGGATTTAATCCATGTATCTATAGAAGGGCCAGCTAAACTATTGGGATTGGAAAATGGAAATTTAGAAGATATCACAACTTGTTCATTACCTCATAGAAGAGCCTATAATGGAAAACTTTTAGTATACATTTCATCTACTACCGAAAAAGGTATTATAAAAATAAAGGCTCAAGGAGAGAAGTTAGGGCTAAGTGAAATAAGTATTATCTCTAAATAG
- a CDS encoding TetR/AcrR family transcriptional regulator: MEKNIYLKTLKLFASKGSRFTTEDLARELGTSKRTIYSYFSTKDEIIEKTIEFVFSEIITSDAEILENNELTFQEKIKLYFNNIPDAYNLGSIIRHMDDLQRYYPYLWEKVNNHLNTIWDAVIQLIEQGIKNGELEEIDTVILKLMLNETLKKLLDYEFLAKSQVSFDSALKAMNNIILYGLIKREDN, encoded by the coding sequence ATGGAGAAAAATATATATCTAAAAACTTTAAAACTTTTTGCAAGCAAAGGATCTCGATTTACGACTGAAGATTTGGCAAGAGAACTCGGTACGAGTAAACGTACGATTTATTCTTATTTTTCTACCAAAGATGAAATTATAGAAAAAACGATAGAATTCGTTTTTAGTGAAATAATTACCTCAGATGCTGAAATACTTGAAAATAATGAGCTTACGTTTCAAGAAAAAATCAAACTCTATTTTAACAATATACCGGATGCGTACAATCTCGGGTCTATTATTAGACATATGGATGATCTTCAACGATATTATCCCTATTTGTGGGAGAAAGTAAATAATCATCTGAATACTATATGGGATGCAGTTATTCAATTGATAGAGCAAGGTATAAAAAATGGGGAACTTGAAGAAATAGATACTGTTATACTCAAGTTAATGCTGAATGAAACCTTAAAAAAGCTCTTAGACTATGAATTTCTTGCCAAGAGTCAGGTCAGCTTTGATTCTGCACTCAAAGCAATGAACAATATTATTTTATATGGCTTAATTAAAAGAGAGGATAATTAA
- the trhA gene encoding PAQR family membrane homeostasis protein TrhA, with product MISKSRVSGIIHIVGGVLAIAALVLLVVFSSLKATAWHIVSFSIFGTTLVLLYTMSSLYHMLPVGSKVQKVFRYFDHMAIYLLIAGTYTPIALIPLRGWWGWSMFGVIWGLAVIGIIWKSISTGKSRNVSTILYVLMGWVIIIAFHPMIKTIPIGGLFWLVLGGIFYSIGGIIYGLKKPNFNIPWFGFHETFHVFIILGSFCHFWMMFNYLMYIR from the coding sequence ATGATTTCTAAAAGTAGGGTAAGTGGAATAATACATATTGTGGGCGGGGTACTCGCTATAGCTGCACTTGTATTATTAGTTGTATTTTCGTCTCTAAAAGCTACGGCTTGGCATATAGTTTCATTTTCAATTTTCGGAACAACATTAGTATTACTTTATACAATGAGTTCCTTATATCATATGTTACCCGTAGGTTCTAAAGTTCAGAAAGTATTTAGATATTTTGACCATATGGCAATATATCTTTTAATTGCGGGTACATATACTCCTATTGCATTAATACCTTTAAGGGGTTGGTGGGGATGGAGTATGTTTGGAGTCATATGGGGTTTGGCTGTAATAGGTATTATATGGAAATCTATATCGACGGGTAAATCAAGAAATGTATCAACTATACTATATGTATTAATGGGTTGGGTAATTATAATTGCATTTCATCCAATGATTAAAACTATACCTATCGGTGGTCTTTTCTGGCTCGTTTTAGGCGGAATTTTTTATAGCATCGGGGGTATTATTTATGGATTAAAAAAGCCTAATTTCAATATACCTTGGTTCGGTTTCCATGAAACATTCCATGTATTTATAATTTTAGGTAGTTTTTGTCACTTTTGGATGATGTTCAATTATCTTATGTATATACGTTAA
- a CDS encoding 4Fe-4S dicluster domain-containing protein, whose product MKYEYKTLANIRHKVFTAVSKMAFEDNLKEMGNIPYEIIPGDVGKYRESTFLERAIVSERIRLAMGLNLRLNDKSRAITEGLEEATKPSKYYEPPLVNIIKFACNSCPTNSYEVTNMCRGCLAHPCVEVCPKGAVSIVNGKSFIDQEKCIKCGLCAKACPYSAIIKHKRPCAVACGVDAIYTDEYGRASIDYDKCVSCGMCLVNCPFGAISDKSQIFQLIQAINKKEEVIAIVAPSYLGQFGKNVGFNDFKTAMTTLGFKDVVEVAIGADICTIEEANDFIENVPEKLSFMGTSCCPAWSVMAKKLYPQHAENISMTLTPMVFAARFVREKHKDAKIVFVGPCSAKKLEASRKSVKSEVDFVITFEELSGMLEAKEVEIIGTDISLSNEATGSGRGFAVAGGVAKAVADLITKEHPELEVKIKAANGLRECREMCNDAAKGKYDGYLLEGMACPGGCVAGAGCIVKPNIAGAQVKQAIRNSELKISDESKYADKIYLLDEKNLE is encoded by the coding sequence ATGAAATACGAATATAAAACACTTGCTAATATTAGACACAAAGTTTTTACTGCTGTAAGTAAGATGGCTTTTGAAGATAATTTAAAAGAAATGGGAAATATCCCATATGAGATTATTCCTGGAGATGTGGGTAAGTATAGAGAAAGTACATTTCTTGAAAGAGCAATAGTTAGTGAGCGAATCCGTTTGGCAATGGGACTAAATTTAAGATTAAATGATAAATCAAGAGCAATTACGGAGGGGCTAGAGGAGGCAACAAAACCTTCAAAATATTATGAACCGCCACTTGTAAACATTATAAAATTTGCCTGTAATTCTTGTCCAACCAATAGCTATGAAGTTACAAATATGTGCCGTGGCTGCCTAGCGCACCCTTGTGTAGAAGTCTGTCCTAAAGGCGCAGTTAGTATAGTTAATGGGAAAAGTTTTATTGATCAGGAAAAATGTATAAAGTGTGGTTTATGTGCTAAAGCGTGTCCGTATTCAGCAATAATAAAACATAAGCGACCATGTGCCGTGGCATGTGGGGTGGATGCAATATATACAGATGAATATGGCAGAGCATCAATAGATTATGATAAATGTGTTAGCTGCGGAATGTGTTTGGTAAATTGTCCTTTTGGAGCAATATCTGACAAAAGCCAAATATTCCAACTAATTCAGGCAATTAATAAAAAGGAAGAAGTAATTGCAATTGTAGCTCCGTCATATTTGGGTCAGTTTGGTAAAAATGTTGGATTTAATGATTTTAAAACAGCGATGACTACACTTGGATTTAAAGATGTTGTTGAAGTTGCGATTGGTGCAGATATTTGTACAATTGAGGAGGCAAATGATTTTATAGAAAATGTACCTGAAAAACTTTCATTTATGGGTACTTCATGCTGCCCTGCTTGGTCTGTTATGGCTAAAAAATTATATCCGCAGCATGCCGAAAATATTTCAATGACTTTGACTCCAATGGTTTTTGCTGCTCGATTTGTGAGAGAAAAACATAAAGATGCAAAGATTGTTTTTGTTGGACCATGTAGCGCGAAAAAATTAGAAGCTTCCAGAAAAAGCGTGAAAAGTGAAGTGGATTTTGTAATTACTTTTGAGGAGTTATCTGGAATGCTTGAAGCCAAAGAAGTAGAAATAATTGGTACAGATATAAGCTTGAGTAATGAAGCAACTGGTTCAGGAAGAGGCTTTGCGGTTGCAGGTGGAGTTGCTAAGGCTGTAGCTGATTTGATAACAAAAGAACATCCAGAGCTTGAAGTAAAGATTAAAGCTGCGAATGGTCTGAGAGAATGCAGAGAGATGTGTAATGATGCCGCAAAAGGAAAGTATGATGGATATCTCCTTGAAGGAATGGCGTGTCCGGGTGGATGCGTGGCTGGAGCTGGGTGTATTGTCAAACCTAATATAGCTGGTGCTCAGGTTAAACAAGCGATTAGAAATTCTGAACTCAAGATTTCAGATGAGTCTAAATATGCTGATAAAATTTACTTGTTAGATGAAAAAAATCTAGAGTAA
- a CDS encoding SHOCT-like domain-containing protein, whose translation MNEEVMRVLKMLEEGKIDSQKAGELIEALNATKKNVPVTANNADKILKIKVNSSTGDNVNVNIPVKFIKTLGSAIKRIPKIEGVEGIEDIDIQAILQAVAEGLDGKIVDVKSEKGDIVEIVVE comes from the coding sequence ATGAATGAAGAGGTAATGAGAGTATTAAAAATGTTGGAAGAGGGAAAAATTGATTCGCAAAAAGCCGGGGAGTTAATAGAAGCTTTAAACGCAACAAAAAAAAATGTTCCAGTTACTGCGAACAATGCAGATAAAATACTTAAAATTAAGGTTAATTCATCAACTGGAGATAACGTAAATGTAAATATACCTGTAAAGTTTATAAAAACTTTAGGAAGTGCTATTAAGAGAATACCTAAGATAGAAGGAGTAGAAGGCATTGAGGACATAGATATACAGGCTATTCTCCAAGCTGTAGCCGAGGGATTAGATGGAAAGATTGTAGACGTGAAAAGTGAAAAGGGAGATATTGTAGAAATTGTAGTTGAGTAA
- a CDS encoding DUF2089 domain-containing protein — translation MAYKIITQCPVCSSKLTVTKLKCKKCDTVIENDFELPKFSYLTMEQLNFVEVFIKCRGNIKDVEKELGISYPTVRGKLEDLIASLGYTQIKEKEDNSADVIDKLEKGEITAEQALNLLRK, via the coding sequence ATGGCATACAAAATAATAACTCAGTGCCCAGTATGTTCTTCCAAACTTACTGTTACAAAACTAAAATGTAAAAAGTGCGACACTGTTATTGAAAATGACTTTGAATTACCTAAGTTCTCTTATTTAACCATGGAACAGCTAAATTTTGTTGAGGTCTTTATAAAATGCCGAGGTAATATTAAAGATGTTGAAAAGGAACTAGGAATATCTTATCCTACAGTTCGAGGTAAGCTGGAGGATCTAATTGCATCCTTGGGATATACACAAATCAAAGAAAAAGAGGATAACAGTGCTGATGTGATTGATAAGCTTGAAAAGGGAGAAATTACAGCCGAGCAAGCATTAAATTTATTAAGAAAATAG
- a CDS encoding TIR domain-containing protein, with translation MAKRQVFFSFEYLKDNWRAGQVRSMGKVDSSSTCSDNDWEEVKEKSDKAIKEWIDAQLKMRSCLVVLVGATTSGRKWIDYEINKAYELGKGIVGINIYNLKNKDGKQTTKGSNPFYNILIGSNNERLSKYVTCYESIHTSSQYVYDDINGNMEQLIQDAIDNKDSY, from the coding sequence ATGGCAAAAAGGCAAGTTTTTTTCAGCTTTGAATATTTAAAGGATAATTGGAGGGCAGGTCAGGTAAGAAGCATGGGAAAGGTAGATAGTAGTTCAACTTGTTCTGATAACGACTGGGAAGAAGTAAAGGAAAAAAGCGATAAAGCAATAAAAGAATGGATTGATGCACAGTTGAAAATGCGTTCTTGTCTGGTAGTTTTGGTAGGAGCGACAACATCCGGAAGAAAATGGATTGATTATGAAATTAATAAGGCATATGAATTAGGAAAGGGTATTGTTGGAATAAATATATATAATCTAAAAAATAAGGATGGAAAGCAAACTACAAAGGGCAGTAATCCTTTCTACAATATTCTAATAGGTTCGAATAATGAGAGACTATCAAAATATGTTACTTGCTACGAGTCCATACACACATCAAGCCAGTATGTATATGACGATATAAATGGAAATATGGAACAATTAATCCAGGATGCTATAGATAATAAAGATTCGTATTAG
- a CDS encoding TIR domain-containing protein has protein sequence MAHKTFISYKYTEARGLRDDIIEKLGDDSKYYNGETSDSADLTDTTTENIKDKLRDMLYSTSVTIVIISPNMTYSKWIDWEIEYSLKEITRKDKTSRTNGIVGVLMKYNGGYGWIETNNKSEDGCSSRDIDTNKLYSIIYNNRFNLEEPVYVCNECQTVDSLTGSYISLINEDVFLSNPSKYIDNAFEKSDDIDSFKITKSRS, from the coding sequence ATGGCTCATAAAACGTTTATTTCATATAAATATACTGAGGCTAGGGGGTTAAGAGATGATATAATTGAAAAATTAGGAGATGATTCTAAGTATTATAATGGGGAAACCAGTGATTCTGCAGACCTAACAGATACTACAACAGAAAACATCAAGGACAAGTTGAGGGATATGTTATATTCGACGTCCGTAACGATTGTAATTATTTCACCTAATATGACATACAGCAAATGGATCGATTGGGAGATAGAATACTCATTGAAAGAAATTACTCGAAAGGACAAGACATCAAGAACTAATGGTATCGTAGGTGTTCTTATGAAATATAATGGCGGGTATGGCTGGATTGAAACAAATAATAAAAGTGAGGATGGTTGTAGTTCAAGGGACATAGATACAAATAAACTTTATAGTATTATATATAATAATAGATTTAACTTGGAAGAGCCTGTTTATGTATGTAACGAGTGTCAAACTGTAGATAGCCTTACTGGTTCTTATATATCTCTTATAAATGAAGATGTTTTCCTATCAAATCCAAGTAAGTATATTGATAATGCTTTTGAAAAAAGTGATGATATTGATAGTTTTAAAATAACAAAGAGTCGAAGTTGA
- a CDS encoding SIR2 family protein has product MRQELLIFVDKYLKAIREENAAVFAGAGLSAGSGLMNWKGLLRDIAIELGLDVDKEYDLIALAQYYDNENGGRGGINSQLIDEFTKDVVSGENHKILASLPINTYWTTNYDNLIEKTLEAYGKTVDTKICSENLATTRPRRDAVVYKMHGDISLAHDAVITKDDYEGYNEKRQVFTTALQGDLISKTFLFIGFSFDDPNLEYILSRIRILMGRNARDHYCFLKKIVKEEFEKIEDFIYERTKQELKIKDLKRYRIRVLLVDDFNEITNVLKLIQCKIKRNNIFISGAAYEYGKWGQNRAEDFIFNLSKKLAERNYKIICGFGVGIGSSVINGVLSHVYSFTRSHLDDFLILRPFPQNITDPAERAYLWKRYREDMLSNAGIAVFFFGNKIENGKVVDSNGLIEEFDIAVDKGLKVIPVGCTGYVSKQLWERVTNKMEDFYAFNEELNNTIKELGIYTDDDTLITNNIIKAIGLLQNLI; this is encoded by the coding sequence ATGCGACAAGAACTATTAATTTTTGTAGATAAATATTTAAAAGCTATAAGAGAGGAAAATGCAGCTGTTTTTGCTGGAGCAGGACTTTCAGCAGGAAGTGGGTTAATGAATTGGAAAGGACTTCTTAGAGACATTGCAATTGAGTTAGGGTTAGATGTGGACAAGGAATATGACTTAATTGCATTAGCACAATATTATGATAATGAAAATGGTGGTCGTGGAGGAATCAACAGTCAGCTAATTGATGAGTTTACTAAAGATGTTGTATCAGGTGAGAATCATAAGATTTTGGCATCGTTACCAATAAACACTTACTGGACTACCAATTATGATAATTTAATAGAAAAAACCTTGGAGGCTTATGGTAAAACAGTTGATACTAAAATATGTTCTGAGAATTTAGCAACAACTAGACCTCGTAGGGATGCTGTAGTATACAAAATGCATGGAGATATATCTCTAGCACATGATGCAGTTATAACTAAAGATGATTATGAGGGTTATAATGAAAAGAGACAAGTATTCACTACTGCGTTACAAGGAGATTTAATATCCAAGACTTTCTTATTTATTGGGTTTAGTTTTGATGATCCTAACCTAGAATATATATTAAGCAGAATTAGAATTTTGATGGGAAGAAATGCACGAGATCACTATTGCTTTTTAAAAAAAATAGTTAAAGAGGAATTTGAGAAAATAGAAGATTTTATTTATGAGAGAACAAAACAGGAATTGAAGATTAAAGATTTAAAAAGATATAGAATTCGAGTTTTATTAGTTGATGACTTTAATGAAATAACAAATGTTTTAAAGCTAATTCAATGTAAGATTAAAAGAAACAATATCTTTATTTCTGGAGCTGCTTATGAATATGGGAAATGGGGTCAAAATCGCGCAGAAGATTTTATATTTAACCTTTCAAAGAAATTGGCTGAAAGGAATTATAAAATTATATGTGGTTTTGGAGTCGGTATTGGAAGCTCAGTTATTAATGGTGTTTTGTCTCATGTTTATTCATTCACTAGGAGTCATTTAGATGATTTTTTAATTCTTAGACCATTCCCTCAAAATATAACTGATCCCGCAGAAAGAGCTTACCTATGGAAAAGATACAGAGAGGATATGCTATCTAATGCAGGAATAGCAGTATTTTTTTTCGGAAATAAGATTGAAAACGGTAAGGTAGTAGATTCCAACGGATTAATTGAAGAATTTGACATTGCAGTTGATAAGGGATTAAAAGTTATTCCTGTTGGGTGTACTGGATATGTATCTAAACAATTATGGGAGCGAGTGACAAACAAGATGGAGGATTTTTATGCTTTTAACGAGGAACTGAATAATACTATAAAAGAATTGGGGATTTACACAGATGATGATACTCTAATAACTAATAATATAATTAAAGCTATAGGGTTATTGCAGAACTTAATATAA